One part of the Mytilus trossulus isolate FHL-02 chromosome 11, PNRI_Mtr1.1.1.hap1, whole genome shotgun sequence genome encodes these proteins:
- the LOC134689960 gene encoding transcription intermediary factor 1-beta-like, which yields MAQAASKTCEVCVSAPGSHYCIDCEEYYCENCKFVHNRQKLSRNHQFQKASDSIPEGKSRCSVHKEVLSLICNTCNAQICTRCVTEKKHNGHTFSQIVDVIVQLRGDNETKLRGKINEANQKIKKIEESLNVFDNSVESVIKAINDEGNMIKRMVDKSVAQIIALVKEQSKKEKDKLMNMLSDAKSVLVGGHTLDRKRNELDKTRQDGSLVQKINILKEEIDKLHINSLPEFPNISFSRKSVAEDDIRQLIGTYNIRNCAPVLEKKEQRHEYLHRCSGCGREDITPFGDE from the exons ATGGCTCAAGCTGCGTCTAAAACCTGCGAGGTTTGTGTGAGTGCCCCTGGGTCACACTATTGTATAGACTGTGAAGAATACTATTGTGAAAATTGTAAGTTTGTACATAATAGGCAGAAGTTATCGAGAAATCATCAATTTCAGAAAGCCTCCGACAGTATCCCGGAAGGTAAATCTAGATGTAGTGTACACAAAGAAGTATTATCCCTaatttgtaatacatgtaatgcaCAGATATGCACACGTTGtgtgacagaaaaaaaacacaatgggCATACATTTTCCCAGATTGTTGATGTCATCGTTCAACTACGTGGAGATAATGAAACGAAACTTCGTGGCAAGATAAATGAAGcaaatcaaaaaataaagaagattgAGGAAAGCTTGAATGTGTTTGATAATTCCGTGGAGTCTGTTATAAAAGCCATCAACGATGAAGGCAACATGATTAAACGCATGGTTGATAAATCTGTAGCTCAGATCATTGCCTTAGTGAAAGAACAATCCAAAAAGGAGAAAGACAAACTGATGAATATGTTGTCAGATGCTAAATCCGTGCTTGTTGGTGGACACACCTTAGACAGAAAGAGAAATGAACTAGATAAGACCCGACAGGATGGAAGTTTGGTACAAAAGATCAATATTCTGAAAGAAGAAATTGACAAACTACATATCAATTCTCTTCCAGAGTTTCCCAATATATCCTTTAGTCGCAAATCTGTAGCTGAAGATGACATTAGACAACTGATAGGGACATATAATATTAG aaattgtgcACCAGTCCTAGAAAAAAAGGAGCAACGCCATGAATATTTACACAGATGTTCTGGCTGTGG